The nucleotide window TGTATCATGCAGATGTCAATACCATGACGCTTAACATAAGCCATCACCAGCCGGGCCTTTCGGTTATCAttaagtccccgcacattccatgtcaagcatctcacagcagaggtaacatcatcccccatccagaacCTCAGTCATACAACACTGCGCATGAACACAGCTCTCCACCTGCCACGAACTTAACAAATAGGGAACCTGATACATTCCCCAATTAGCCCCATCCTCCCACCAcccacccaggccccccaatcggaccctcgtAGAGACCCACCCAACCAACCCCAAAGCCCACACTGCAAACATAGAACAGGTAGCAACCAGACTCATCCGTGGGGGCAGAAGCCTGCCAATCGACTCTCCACCCAGGTGAtctaggggagaggggccatgGGCCAATCGACAGCTACACATCAGGGGCCAGATCGCGGGGCGGACCCACACATCCCCACAGCTTCAGGCATAATGGTGTCTCGCACATGTCACTTAATCATTGTCACTGAGAGAGGCGTCCTCAGCGcccactccccctgccccccccgccCCCAACTGCTTGGGTAATCGTCTAGCGAACTTAGTCGCCTGCTTTGGATCCGAGAAGTACAGCACTTTGCCTTCATGTCTCACCCTCAGTTTAGCTGGGTATAACAGGGCAAACCCAACTCCGGCCTGGCTGAGCAGGCGCTTTGTCGGTAGGAAAGCCCGCCTCTGGGCCTGTACACCTGGGGTATAATCGGGAAAAAAGTTAATTTCGGAGTTCTTATATACTAGAGGTCTTTTCTCCCTAGCCAACCGGAGCACAGTATCTTGGTCCCTATAATTCAATAGTCGTGCAATAATTGGGCGTGGAGGAGTGCCAGGAGGGGGGCGAGGGCCCAAGGAgcgatgtgccctctcaatcaccaacagccgagagagctcgccagcaaacatCTCTTGTAACATATTCTCGACAAAGTCCTCCATGCGGCCTGTGTCggttgcctccggcagccccacgatacgGATGTTGTTGCGTCGGGACTgggcctccaggtcctcatttttgtttcgtatcacctccaggagacgctccatctgcgcaatctgttctctatcaCCACTGCGcgcatcctctacctcagatgtGCGAGTCTCCACAGTCTCAAACCTGGCATCGTGGTCATCCACCCGGGCTCTGATGCGGTCAAGCCGCTCCGATACATGGTCCAGCTTAGCGTCTATACCTGCCAAGCTGGTCTTAAGTTCCATGAACATGGATCTCACAGACATCTCTGGAGACTCCCCTTCGGCGTCTGCGTCTccaggctgggaggcgggaggggcaccgcgtttttctcctccagagaaggagagtttagcctgtcgcttatctgccttgcccatcttgcaATACTTCACGGATAATGCAACAAGCGCCAGACCAAGTGGACCTAACCAAGGCTGCGGGTCTCTGTCTCCGAAAATTCACCCGGCCGGCAACTTCGTTCTCTCACTAGGCCACCAGGCAGCCCTCAGGCGCACTTTACAGTCTCTCCGCCTCCCAGGTCAAATCCATTTCCAGTATAGGGGTTCCACAAACTCCATCAGCAGCAGGGAGTTCCACATCACAGGAGGAAAGGGGGAGAGGGGCCAGCCGGGCACCAGATTCCAAAAACCAGGATGTTTAAGCCCCACGGGCCAGGGGAGAGCTCAGGAGCACGATGCCGTACCAGCCAGGGCCTCCACCCCCAGCCTCGCTCCTCGCATCGCTCCTCACCTGGATACGTGCTGCcaaggcagtgcagggctcccgatGCAGTCCGCAGGGCACCAGCAATGTTCGTATGGAGGCAACCGGGGGCCAAATCGGGGTCCCCCCAGGTCGTCTCTCCACCAGGGCCCCAAATTCAGGCCCTCGCCTCCTACAGTCTCAGCGCGCTCCGAGAGCACTTATTATCGACCGTGCCCAGCGCGCACCTGCCAGGGGCCCGGGAATCGGGAAGCTCGGAAGAACTCCCTAGTTGAGGGTCGGAAGAGGCCCAGGGGGCCGGCGTCCCCAGCCGCTGCGCACCCCAGCAGCAAACAGCGAAAGAAAGGGGGGGGGCCGCGGCCCGAAGCAGCCGCCGATCAGGCTCCCCAGACTCCCCGGACTCCCCGGACTCCCCCGCACCCCTGACTCCTCTCCCCTCGGCCGGGAGCAGCCACAGCGTCTCTCCCCTCCGCACGCACTGCAGGAGTCAGCGCGCGCGGGAGACCGCCGGCGCAAGGCCCCTCAACACGGATCCAGCTCCCGGGCACCCACAGCAGCCAAACCCGGCTCGCGTAGCGTCTTTGGGGTCCCCAGGGGGGAGTCTCGGGGGTCCGCTCCCTTCACCGCCGCCTGCAGGATAAGTTATATCGCATAAATTGCCCGGCCCCAGCAAAGCCTCAcagagtggcggccatcttgcctGGTGGTCAAGCCACGCCCCcctgccctagatatattttattcaacttcgtactgttattttacaataaccattttaatggtcttgttttaatttcttctatcgcactgtttagcttagttcagcactgtgttctcaaataatgcattcttgatcgccctgtgcttcagtcaaggttacagtctggtacattgccggtaaacgtggtagaagtttagtctccagtattcgtagaaaatacacatccttacgtagggacattttcttagaacatctgcgtgttactataaaaacacttcctagtcctagtacacgtcaagagggagattccggccaggaacctacaactagatgctgagtgccccgttgcagatgctgatgcagattacaggcctttgctcaggtatgagggttggtgtcctcccgggggaacctaaaacgcaggcttagagcttcacatgccgCGCTCGAAATATAATTTagggagaaaataatctagcggcactatgatagccttattcttgtgcttcactctcattgttactattttagtcctactgtgttgtgtagttctggttattgcagctcacgctttgctatctaaaatacagttgttttattaaaccaatctttaaaacttaaactgcctttgtcatttatatatgagacagtactgtgtatgagagaaccggttgtgacacgagtgaccatgacttccctgggaagtgctaagatgtcatgagctcgtctgcccaattgtctcttccatttgggagagatgaggcactgctagtgagccggagcaaaacccggatttagagtgacaaaggtcctccaccgtgggtcagacttagtcccccacactgtgaacgattttgccgctcaaaatccggtagtctcattaggataatgagagcctgcacGACAGTAACATAGGAACGCAAAAAGAAGCCGGCCATGACCTATTTAAGCATAGACCTAAATACTGTGAGGGGAGAGAGGAAGCCGTATAAATATATTTCTCTCAAATTCAAAGCATTGCCTTCCCAACAGCTCAAACGCAGTCACAATGTGGACAAAAATCATCAGTGTGGATGTGATTTTGATAACTCATAGTTCTCAGGAGTATTGAAAGGGAATTAAGTCCATCTTGGAGTGTGCAATATGTTCCAGGAGCTGACAATGCAATATTATTCCCTAGTGTTCTACATAATTGTAGAAAGAGTGGTtttacaaataaatgaaaatacattttttgaacgCAACGCATTGAACAAATGATAATTGATTCATGCATTTATTTTAAAGTATAGACTGCAATTATATCCATTTTAACAATGTCAGATGGTGATACATAGATAGAAGCTGATTGTGCAGTTTTAAGACGGTTTGACTGAAGAGATTTGTTGAATGCAGATGTGGTACAACATGCATTAATAGATTAAGGTTTTTGTTTGATTGATTCCTTGTCATGTTTCTGTTCTAGAAGTTGCCCGAGTTACTTTCCCTGCTTTTGTCCCTTGTCTTTACCCTGGCACGTTCCTTCATGTCCCTTTCCTTGGCTCCCTTCAAGAACCTTTTCTACATTTCAATATTCTTGACTCTTTCCCTTGTCGTCTGCTTGACCCTTTCCTGTTTTTTCTGCATAGCCTTGCCACTGGTCTTGTCCCTTGCCACCTCCAAGTTGTGTTTCTTCAGCTTTTCCATGACCATATACCTGGCCATGTCCCTGGTCTTTTCCCTGACTTTTCCCCTGGTCTTTTGCTTGGTCTTTCCACTGGTGTTTTCCATAATCTTTTCCTTGATCATATCCCTGGTCTTTTCCCTGCCCATATACCTGACCTTTTCCCTGGTCCTGTGCTTCACCTTTTCCCTGTGCTATTCCATAGCATGTCCCTTGAACTCCTTGTTTGCCAGGTTCCTGTCCATAACTTTGGCTTGCTCCATAGTCTTTTCCCTTGCCAGGACTGACTCCTTGCCCTTGCAGCTGGCCATGGCCCTTGTCGAGTCCTTTGTCCTGTCCTTGGTCTTGCTTTTGTCCGGAGAGGTCTTTTTGAACTCCGCACGTTCCTTCACTTTCTTTTCCctggagagaaaagaaagaaaacatgatgGAGAGATGGTAAGTTTATAGTTCACCAAAATGAAACAATCTATTTAGTGTAATTAACAATTATTTAACAAACAGAAGCATCCATAAGGATAAAGAAAGCGAATGCTCGATTCACACTGTCAACACACATCAGCTGATTAGTGACGCAGTGGCATGCAAAATACAAAATCTCCCAAAAAAAGGATATGTTTCTAATTTGAACCATGCTGTACATTTAGGCAGTTTCAGTGCAAGGAGTCTCAGAGCTACAGTCAAAATTATATTTTCCCACTTTGGGGCTCCCTCTCCTGTAGAAAAAGACAATTTTCGAGGCGTCTTCATGTACTATGGTACCATCATGTGGCATCTTTGGTGGCACAGTAACCCAGTTTCCTCCATTTGTCTTAATAGCCGCAGTCCTAGATTTGACAAGGGTAACAACATGTAAGAAAATACCATtttcacacatctacatgcagtgtATGAACACTTAATTGACATGAAAATGTTTTGGTTCGTAATTTTCATGTTTTTTACTCATATTCCCATAAACAGGTTATAccgtttttgtttttaatagagCAACTACTTTCCCAGTTTTGTAACACCAAAAATGTTGCCATTGATGACATTGTCAATGACATCAAAAATCAAGTGCGACAACATAGATCTCCGCAGATCTACTTTGAATGTTGTGACCTCAAATCTGCTCCTGTTTTGTTCACAAGGGTGCAGAAGGGACAAGTCATAGACTGCCATTTGCTTTAACAATATCTAATAACACTTATTAAATAATAGAGGGGAACTGTAGCTGGTTGCCTGTCTCTCAATCTATCTTTAATTTATCCAGAAACTAAACATAATAGAGTTTTCTGTTCAAAATGACCCTCCATTGGAAGAATATTATGAATGTTACTGAAAAATACTAAAGCTGCAAAGTGGGTCAGATATTAAAAATAAACCAAAATTGAAAAATACTCTGTTGGGGATCTTCTTAAGATAGGAGTAAATTTATGCTATATTGGGAATGCAATAAGGTTTCTAGGAGTACATATGCAGGCCTTTGACACGCAGAGGTTCACAGAAGTACTGGCAGAAGATACTTGTGATTTCTCATTTACGAACATGAGAAAGTAGTTTTACATCCATACATATACATAGCATATAGGTACACACAGGGAAATGCCTTCCATGAGAGCATGGGCACTTTGAAATATTTTGTGTCATTGGAAAAATATTTCCTACTTGTGAGAAGCCCCTTCGCCTACACCCTTCCATTTTTAGAAGTATTCCCCTTTCGAGTCCTATCCTATGGATTTACGACTGATCGTATACATCTCTGACCTTTTTCGAAGCTGTGAGCAGGCTGAGGAACtttttgtgaatattcacaatGAAGTACATTTATGAATGCTCCCAATATTTGAGGGCTTGCCATTCTGTAACTCCACCACCTCCTCTTGGTAGAAGATAGATTTACTCGCATGGAAAACTGTCTGCTACCCTTGTTTATGCCTGTAAAACCACAGTGTGTGAATCACAAACAGGGCTTTACATGAAAGATTGCTGCTTTCATGTTTAAGATGCACTTACATATGGAAATAGCTTTTCTGAATCAGGCCTCATGAATTCCAATACAGTGTTAAATTGTGTCATATGGTGTTGATTTTCTGGGAATTTGTAGTGTTCTAAATTGCTAGTTTCACATGCGATGGCTTCTGTGGGCTTAGCACTATTGTTTTGTTAGGTGATTTTAGCTTCATAGATATCATTGATGTGGAGATGGGCAATACTAGCTGATTTGGGAAGAACTCTATTGGCGATTAAGGAATAGTAATTACAGGATAATGGGAGATCAGCAATACTGGCTGAAGTATTGGTTACACACACAGATGGAGGTGAGTAATACTGGCTGATGGGGGATGAACAATAATGGGTGAAGTATAGGCAATAATGGTGGATGGTGAATAAGTTATACTGGCTAATGATGGATAAGCAATACTGGCTTTAGCATAAGCAATACTTGCAGATGGATAATAAGCAATACTGTCTGGTAGGAATGAACAATGCTTCCAGGAGAATTTGGAATGCTGCTGGATGGTAGATGAGCAATACTGGCTGATGGAGGGATTGGCAGTACTAGATGAAATATTGCAATACTGGCAGAAGTAgtgttgccagcagtgcctgaTGGTGGATGAGCAAGACTAGCACTGGCTAGTGGATGAGGAATGACAGCTAATGAGGATTACCATTTCTAGATGTATTGATACCActgactgctgaccagtgttatgtggtgatggctgcacagcaCTGGCGATTGAGGGACAAGATTTATTGGCTTTGGCAAATCAGCAATACTGATTGATTTTGACTGAGCAAAACTGGCTAATGAGGGATGATTAATTCAGGCTGTTGGAGTAGTAGCACCAGTGTCTGGTGGAGTAATGCAAATACTATTTGATCATGGATGGGTGATAAAGGCTGATGGGAATGGGGGATTGCACTAGATGCTGCATAATTTGGGCTGAACCGTACAGGCTCATGTATGGTGTTGTTAGAAATATGTTTATTGGCGAATCAACTCCATGATGCTGACAGGAAATCCCTCTCAAAATTAGCAAAGGGTGATGACCTTATTTTTCACTGCCAGGTACATTGAGGATTTAGCCAGGAAGACTGTGTTGCTCTGATGTAGGGAAATATGTTAACAATACTACTAGTAGTAGTATTAGGTCTCAGTCTAAGGGGTATAATGCTTTATACCTGTTTGAATTTGTTCGATACATGATGGTCAAGCTTTACCTAAAGTGTAAGAAGGTTGATTTAATCTCTGTTGTAGTGTCTGAAATATGAACTGTAAGCAATGGCATCTCCTCTGTTGATGAATTTAGGGTAAATCTCACCAGAAAATAAAAAAGGAGACTGTTGCTGGATTGCTTTACTGTATTCCCACTGCTGAGTTTTATAAATAGAAGAATTTGCTCCTTTCCATCCCTCCCATTCACAAACACTGCCAGCAGAGCCCACAGGTACCTGTTTAATTCTCCTGGAACAGGGTACAGATACCTTACCAACATCCACCTAAGAAGGCTGAAAAGCAGCTTTCCCCCCTCCTACTTTCTAACCCCAAGCAGGCTGTGTAGCACTTTGCCATTTGGTTAGGAGTGCTTGTTATTCTTTGAAAACCTTCCCCTTAATCCCTCACTAACAGGACCAATCTATATGGTGTTTCTTTGCATCAGTGTGAGCATCACAAAGATGCAAACAACAAGTAAAGCAAAAAGTGTCTGACAATTAGGGTTGTGCAATATTGTGTAGGTGTATGCTTCCGTGTGTTTATATTGatctttgtgtgcatgtttgtatggtGAGCTTTTCTCCCATTTTTGGTAGGCATCTCTGATATCTCCTCTACCTCTCTTAGTTTCAGTGGCGATCCCAGGCATGGGTTGTTTATTCATGGCATTGAATAATACTCTCTGACATCGGGTGGCCACCATACCATCTGGTGGTCCCACTTGGCATCTGATTATTTTGGCCTAATGTGGACATCCCTGAAATCAGATGGCCATGCATGGTGTATACTGAGTATCCTTAAGTCGTCCCTTGCATTTAATGGCCACTTTTCGCATCCAAATGTTGCATTGTCACCCATGGGAACTGGTGGGTATCACTTGCATATTGTGGGCATTCCTAATATCTAGTGATGACCCCTGATATGTGGCAGTGATAGCTGGAATACTCTGGGGCTCAATGACATTTCATGGACATCCCAGATACATGGTGGCCATTACTTGCCTCTGATGAGTATTTTTGACATCTGATGGTTATCACTAGCTTGAGGGAGCAACGCATGGTATCTGGTAGACATCCATAAGAGGTGGTCACACTTGCATTATGGTGGGCATCCCAGGCGTAGCGTAGACATCCCTAATAAATATGGTATGCATTCCTGCTATCTGGCAACCAAACCTGGTGGCCATCCTTGTCTCTGTGCCACAAGGTGTGCAACCGTAGCATCTTGTGACAACCACTGACATCAAATGGTCGTATGGGGGTCATTCTTTGCTTACTGAGTGGGCATCTCTGGCATTTCATGAGCCTCCCCAGTATGAGATGGTAACCCATGGGCAGGAGAAGCAGGGTCTGTCTTTTTGAAGCAGTATTGAATGCATTTGATGAGAAAATTCAGCCTGTATTCGGATATTTCAGACCAAATTAGTGGATGTACACTCACTGAAAAGCTGGTATTTAATGACAGTTGGGGTATTATAGGGTAATATCAATCTTTTGTTTAATTTaaagagtgatggatggagtgataTGTATGGGAAGGTGTAATTAGGGTCAAGGTCAGTGTATGTTCAGAAAATTGTGAATTTTTGATGAACAATTTGTTTAATTTCTAAAAATGACAAATTGATTTATAAATACATATTGCACATGAATTGATTTATGTTTTCCCGTTGGCTGATGTTATAGAAACCTTCAGCTTCACAATAATCCGATGCTACGCAGTTGATCATCACCCTTTGAATCTTTGTCTCCTGGAAGTGGCCTAGTGGATGGATCATAACGGCTTAAAACTTAATGGAGATAATAGAAAGGTGTTGATTTTAGGCAACCACCCCAACATCAGGTCCCCGGCATAGTGGCCAACCTATCCGGCCTCTTCTCCGTCAacgaaacaaaaagtaaaaaaatcttgGCATCTAACTAGAACACAAGCTCTCGCTCGATGACCAAGTGAACTCTCTAGCTGGAAAATGCTTCAGGATCTAAAGAATCCTTAAGAAGAACCTGGGACACTTACCTTTTTCGTCCCACAAAAGTGTAATTCAGGCCTTGGTCATCTCCCACCTAGACTACTGCAATGTTCTATAGCTAGGACTTACACAACCAAGACTAAGTGGACTAGAGAGAATCTAAAACTCAGCTGCCCCTGTGCTGTTCAATCTTCCCAGGCGTGCTCCCATGAGCGCTGGCCTGAGAGACCTGCGCTGGCTTCCTACTGAGAAATGGATGCACTTTAAAGCCCTCTGCTATTGCTGTAAGGCTCTGTCAAATTTGAGCACACAATATCTTCAATCTTAATCACAGAGAGAAACCTAATATCATCAGATGCTTGGTTATCACAGGTTCCTAAATCTTAAAGATCCAGAGCTGGGGGCAGCTCCTTCAGATTTATGGCCCCTGTGAATTGGAATATTCTGAAGTCTCCTTCAAAAACAGTTTAAAACCTGACCTTTTTTATTTCAAACTACTGGTCTTTCTTTCAAAGTAGCTTTTACATACATCCTTGCAGAAGTCTAGTTATTGGACACTTTAAGAGAAGTAGTCATGTTCTCTACAAAATCAGCTCATTATTATTAATATAAGGAATGTGTTACTTTCAGAAGATTGTAAACTGATGAACAAATAAAAACCtgatatttgaaaacaaaaaaactatattgTAAGAAAATGATATGCTGGTGTTTGAGGAAAAATTGGTAATTTACCAAACACAGAACAGCTGATAGTTGAAGGCAAAGAGTAATCTATTTCAAAAACCTGACAAAAGATGTTAAGGGACGACATGAGGGCATTTTTTCATTTCTAAAATAAACGTAGCACTGATATTTTGGAGATTATTCATGCTGAGTCGGGGACACAAGATATTCAGCTGACTAACCGTCAAACCTTACCTTTATCACTAATAGCAACAAGCGAATTATAGATCACACAGTACTTTATTACACACATTTTTCGATATGCAAGGATTATAAACCCATTCCGTAGAAAGAGAGTGGCCATAATCCTCAACATTATGTTACACTGGAGCTATGAACTCTGTCCAAAATGTAACTATCAAGTTAAGGAATCTGTGTTACagtttaattaaataataattagatGGAACAGAGAATTCCCTTTTAAAATTTGAATGGGAATTAAACAAGGTACATGGCTAAATACTCAAAAGGATCTATTACATTTAATTTTGAATTTAATCTCAACAACAGCCATAAAAAAATTCACTAAACATTCTAACTCTAAAGCTTGAGTGTTAAAATTCGGAGAAAAAGGAACACTGTAAGCAAGTAAAAACCCTGCAAGGTCCTGTTGGAGCATAAGAGATTGAGGCAAAAAAACGCTATCAAAGCAAATAAGAGAAATATAAATAAACGCTCAAGGAGCCACCAGAATCTTCATTATTGCGCTTCAAAGTTACACAATGGAAAGCTATTATTGTTAATAGTGGGGCATGGCATGGGAAGCTACAAGAATACAATTGATTATTATGTATAATATGAGAAGTGAAAAATATATGTTTACTGTTTTTATGCAAGTAATCCATCTGACTTTATTGTTTTCCCTAAATATACAAACACTGCATTataa belongs to Pleurodeles waltl isolate 20211129_DDA chromosome 9, aPleWal1.hap1.20221129, whole genome shotgun sequence and includes:
- the LOC138258763 gene encoding uncharacterized protein, with amino-acid sequence MDQSQKQKQGKESEGTCGVQKDLSGQKQDQGQDKGLDKGHGQLQGQGVSPGKGKDYGASQSYGQEPGKQGVQGTCYGIAQGKGEAQDQGKGQVYGQGKDQGYDQGKDYGKHQWKDQAKDQGKSQGKDQGHGQVYGHGKAEETQLGGGKGQDQWQGYAEKTGKGQADDKGKSQEY